The Armatimonadota bacterium genome includes the window GGGAACGATTTACGAATACTTTTATGGACGCTGGGTAGAACAAAAGGGGGCACCATTCATAGCGATACCAACCACCGCCGGGAGTGGTTCAGAGGTTACTCCAAATTCGGTATTGATAGATGAAACCGAAAGAATCAAAGCAAGCATACGAACCCCCTTGATGTTTCCAGATGCTGCAATCGTTGATCCAGAATTGACGTTATCTTTATCCAAAGAATCTACGGCATATTCAGGAATGGATGCTCTTTCACAAGCAATCGAAGCTTATGTATCAAAAGGCGCAAATCCAATAACCGATGCCCTAGCAAAAAGTGCTGCCGTTCGTTTATTAACCAACCTACCCAAAGCCTACCACAATGGAATGGATGTTGAAGCAAGGACAGAAGTCGCGTTGGGCAGTCTCATGGGAGGCATTGCATTTGCCAACGCCAGGCTTGGTCTTGTCCATGGATTAGCACATCCGATAGGCGTCATAACAGGCCTCGCGCATGGTCTAATATGTGCCCTCCTACTTCCATTTGTAATGCGTTTTAACCTAGAAACATCAACAACAAAATACGCCAACCTTGCTCGTGCTGCTAGAATTTCAAACAATACTGACGACAACAAAGCCGCCGAGGCTTTAATCAATCATTTGGAACACTTGAATTCAGAAATGTATATTGAAAAACAGCTAACAAAAGTCATACTCGATCGCCATTACTGGCCCCAAATAATCTCGCAAACCCTTGCATCAGGCTCGGCGAAGAGTAATCCGCGCCAAGTGACAGCAGAAAGTGTTGAGGAAATTCTAGAAATCATTTCAAGTCCTAATCTATCTCCGAATTAAACGAAACTGTGTCTTCTCGAATGATGTTTCTTGTTATAACAGAACAACACTCCTATTCCTTAAAAAGCAAACTGGGATAAAGGCAAACTTGACCGGTCAGGGTTTCGATGATAAAATCTCATAGCCAGACATCACGGCTTCAAGGCACAAGGAGTTGCCATGAATCTTGAACTTATGACATGCCAGCGATTGACTGCCGGGATTCTTTACCCACCGCTTCAAATCCAAATGGTGGACCTCAATCGCTTGTATACCGTCATCACAGAAAGATATCAATATCAAAATTTAACACATCTGCCAGACGGCGTTCGCATGGCTAATCCGACTGGCGACTGTTTCATTCAAACAACTAGAATTCAGGTGAACGAAGCAGTTGTCCACTTTCAAGCAAGCAAAGAGAAATGTCTTGACATATTCCAAATAGTCAGCGAGCGGCTGAATATACAGAAATATTTAACCTTCGGAATTAAACTTACTGCACTGCTTCCGCTTTCCAAACCGGAGGC containing:
- a CDS encoding iron-containing alcohol dehydrogenase, translated to MNLTFQTAKKIIFGAGCIRDIGTEAASLGKNAFLITGKTFLRRTGWLDKVLKLLEESKIKVNIFEQVPPEPTISNAQLALDSFRQSTSDIVIGIGGGSALDVAKTVAVIGRQPGTIYEYFYGRWVEQKGAPFIAIPTTAGSGSEVTPNSVLIDETERIKASIRTPLMFPDAAIVDPELTLSLSKESTAYSGMDALSQAIEAYVSKGANPITDALAKSAAVRLLTNLPKAYHNGMDVEARTEVALGSLMGGIAFANARLGLVHGLAHPIGVITGLAHGLICALLLPFVMRFNLETSTTKYANLARAARISNNTDDNKAAEALINHLEHLNSEMYIEKQLTKVILDRHYWPQIISQTLASGSAKSNPRQVTAESVEEILEIISSPNLSPN